The Populus nigra chromosome 4, ddPopNigr1.1, whole genome shotgun sequence genome contains the following window.
tgattgattgattgtttaCCAAAACCTGTTATTAATCAATTTTCTATTTGCTCAATCATCAACGtctatcaaaaacatatttaccATAATATATGCTTTTAGCTCAAGCATCACTGTCAATGGAAAAAATCTACTTCGATAGGTTAGGGTTGTTCTTTCACTAGAAGAGAATGCTAGTCAGCTGATCAGAAATTAGAGGTGACAGAcattactagtttttttaaatgtttttggaaACACGGTGAAACTGTActctaaaaaattcttaatttatttttatttaaaataaaaaaattatattttaaaattattttaatatacagatattcaaattaaattttaaaaaataaaaaattttatttttatatatgttttttaaaaaaatttaaaccgcTACCGTCACTACAattccaaataaattttatgggTCATAaaaaggattatatatatactttaaaaCAAGTGGGTTTATTTTAATGTTCAAAACTACATTGTTTATCCTCTTAGATACTATTTTGGatagattatataaaattttatattttttttaatttgattctagaatatttgttttcattaatttagttctaattaaatattaattgattttgatttattatgaaAAGACGAGATCGAAATGAaatggatcaaaataaaaaagacaccaGACATGGAAGGCGTGccataattttcataaaaaaaaagtattttggtcattgaactttaaaaatcacgtaaattatataatttcagtaccttaatattttttctaattcaattttggtacaaaaaattatttttgttattttttagtccaTGACTGAGAAAAAAGATAGAGAGATTGTCAAATTTCAgcaatagagaaagaaaagtgTCGTTAACATTGATTTAGCCCACCGAAATTGCTTATATTTGTTCCAAATGGTTCCATTTGATGTTCGTTTTAATGAGTAGAGTTCATATTAGGTATTTTTGTGCCTTTAAAGTTCTTGAAAAAACATGTTCGAGCTCGAGTTGATTTTTGAACTCGGGTTGATTCTGGTTTTTTTGATGCTATAAGTAAGTTTATCACAGTTCTTACGgtatttttagttaaataaatacgttgaaaaacatgttttttggtaaaaaaaaaacttaagcccTGATTTTTCAGCCATCACAATGCCTGAAATCTAGGTAAATCAGATGAcacgtcatttttttttcaaaattaaaggcCGGGTCTCCTGGCttttgctcctttttttctatttttaaaaattaattattcttttttatgattttttctctaaagttttttcaatttatatttaaattagtactcctctcttttattttatttggaaagtcatttttaaatgacaataattttcttagttgtgcatttaaatttgaagagtttttctaattcatctatatttttttaaccttttgtatttatgaactttattttttaaaataaaaaattatttcaaaataatatttctaatatgtgcagccttacatgattttttctccttttattttattcgatcaatttaatttgtgtctttatttctattattttttgtttaaagaaaaaaatttattttaataaataaatttagcaaatacaACCGGGTAAATATCCCGTCTTTCgagattaaatatattgatctaCACATGTCTCTcgattttcaagttttatttttagatatcgttgatgactttttatttatttattcgaacacataattcttgatttatttaattatttgtatacataattttttttatctaaacttaaattttttaaattattttttataaaaaataaaaatatataacccGTGTCGAAACACGGGCCACATAACTAgtgtatattttattgtttagaccctatttgttttttcattttaaaaatacttttgaaaaaaaaatattttttcttttttattttaaattaatatttttttaatatttttaaattattttatatgttgatattaaaaataatttttttaaaaaaatcactgccAACCATCCAACCACCCAAGACAATGAGAGATAAGTTCTGATTAAATAACGAGAGGACGGATACGTAACAATTAAGCGATGGCTTTTGAGAATCTTGATTACTGGCAAGCTCCTTTCAAGAATGCGGGTGTAGTCTACAAATCTTGTGGCAAAGCTACACGTCTTCTGGGCCCTGGGGATTGGTACCCCTAGATGAGCTCTTGGCACAATCTTGGCACTGAGTATAGAGTAATAATTAGCTAATCTAAGGTCAGGATCTACTTTTTACTAACCAGAGGGTTTGATAAGTGATCATTCGGAAACCCCAATAATTAGcacagaaatttaaaaaaaaatggtgaattaatataaaaataaaaagtttcgataatatagtatatttttaaatattatattcagAGATACAATATATGATTGATATTGTGtttctaaattataataaatcattAATGTCATGGTTATCAAcggtaaaatcaattaaattaatatgtttttttttacacacaatattaattaatatccaAATGATATGGAAAAATCACTGTTTTCCACACTCAAAACACTGTgtattacaacagtaatccacagtgcattcttttttttttttgtattttgttattttttctcaactttctcttttttttctttttttttttccaaaattactttcttttttttttcaactttcctttgtttttttgttttttttaaattatttttgttgatttttctttttaaatattgagctgattaaaaatttcactttgtaattttttctctttgaaatGCTATGGATTCCTGCGgtttttttccacatagtttttttatttttttttatttttcacaactatatttgtcgattttttaaaaatattgaactgattgaaaatttagtttggtaatattttttctttaaatcattgttgattgctacagtgtttctccgcgtggttttttttttgttttttttatgattttctcctaaattatcttctttattttattttttaatatttagctgattaaaaattacagttacaatatgtgaggaaatcactgtaactttcctcgcagattactgtggattgctacaatgtttttttccacatggtttttttctgttttgttatgtttttttttctaaaattgtctttgtcaattttatttttaaaatattaagctagttaagaattgcaattacaagtaaatacaagtttttcctcacaaaacactatggattgatacagtttttcctcacatggttttttcccagtttcttttgtgttttcattttttttaatatttttttcaaaattatcttcgtcgattttatttttttaatattgagttggttagaatttaactttgtaataaagcttaatcatgtggggaaaacactgtagttttctttacaaaacattgtggattgctacagtgactctccacatagttttttttcttataatttttttcaaaattatctttgtcaattttatttttttaatatcgagctttttgaaaattacaattacaaataaggctaaatcatgtggggaagcattatagctttcatcacaaaacactgtgaattgctacagtgtttccaacatgatttcccccctttttttgttattttttttttaaaattatctctatcgatttctttttaatatttagctgattaagaatttagctttgtaattttttttaaaatactgtcAATTGTTTCAGTGTttttccatatgatttttttgtgatttttttaaaaattatctttgtctatttttttaatattgagttggttgagaattataattacaataaagctaaatcatatggggaaagcgttgtagtttttctcacaaaacactatggattgctatagtatttctttaaatggttttcttattttattttatcggggaaaacactatagttttcctcacaaaacattgtcaattgctacaacgttttttctcatgggtttttttccttccaaaattatctttgttggttttttttaatattaagttggtagagaatttaactttgtaatttttttttctttttattaacagaaaagctaaatgaTATAGCGAAAGCattgtatctttcctcacaaaatactgtggattgctacaaatcattttgtttagtctctaaattttttatcaccaaCGCAACCtttttttccgtcatgaaatatttgtttcattatacctttagtttctattacttatctagcgttgGTTTACAATTATAACACTTTCAAGTGcgtttgttttataagcccgcaACAGCGTGTGGGTATGTCATCTCGTGTACtttcaaataagaaaattaagaacATTCAAggaatttaatttaactaatcAGATTCTAAATTTGTTCTTTAGAAATTAttagtttgagttttataaatttcaaggtCATTGgagcttacatgatcgttaccTTCAGGGCTCATGGAATTAGGTTAAGATGTACGCAAGTTGgcccgaaaaaaaaaaaaaaaaaccaggcaAACAGATAAGAGAGGGGACAGTGAATTATTGTTTGTTTATAATTATGTGAATCACGTTTTCCTGGCTTGTACATATGGCTGCCCTCCAAATTTTATCATCACAACCTTCTACAGCTTCTCTATTCAATCACCGACCTTCAAccaacttattttgttttttcaaggtaTACACTCAATGATGAAGACTCAGTTTTCCTGACATGTCgtcatgtttaattattttttttttaatcacaacaattattttatacgagatttaataataaaataaaaatgtgttatttctcaaaaaaaatttttaataatgttattttattaaaaattttaaattattgtatcaattttaaaaaaatccaattcactatgtgcttttaatttatttttctggatCTTTTATGCAACATGTAACTTAAGTTTTCAACCACAAAAGTtgcttataaataattaaaatcttcaGGGAATGTTTGGAAACGCAGTTACagctgtgtttttaaaaaatttaaatttgtttttgctaaaatttaatataatttgtatgttttgaatcgttttgatgtactgatatcaaaaataatttttaaaatataaaaaaacatcattggcatgcattttagcacgaaaagttatttgaaaagcacccgtaatcacactgccaaacacgctatCCTACAGATAGGATAATTTGGTTGATTGAAATTGAGTCTTTGAAATTGtaatgacttttatttttatgtatattttaaaaatatttttatttttaaaaaatattacattgatatttttttagtatttttttatgattttaatatatatatatatatatatatatatatatatatatatatataatcattttaatatatttttatataaaaaatactttaaaaaattactacaCCTCGTGACTAAATAAGAGGAGAGGGTTTCAATTTTCAGAGCATACAGCAACGACAGAAATCATGTCTAGATAAAAAGTTTCCCAACTGACCCGCTAGTCAATCtcgtaataaaaaaagatagtaAATGCAAGAGAGAGCGAATGGCACAAGAATGGTTGATGCCAGATCTTCTGCTCCCAATTATTGCGTGGGGGCATGCATTAGGCAACAGCTAAATCAAGAGTTTACTTATTAGCGATTTAAATTGCTTTGGCTGATTGCTGACAGCTGAAGACCTGGCAACTTCAATAGCATTGGTTGCTGTGATATGGTTATTCACACCAAATCCAGCGGAAGAGAACATAAAGTGAAGTCCTAAAAAACAACGAGAATTTGCGGAGGCAGCCTTGAACCTTTTTAAACTACACCAGCTTTAGTGCTCAGGAAAATAGCAATGAAGAGTGGGGGCTTGATCAACTGAAAAGAAATTACAAGATTCCTCAGTGCTAAACAAGCTCTGCTCTTCCGGTTTCATAAGATGGGGTTGATATACTTGATATATATTCCCCAAAATAACTCTTGAATCAGATAGCTGGAACAAGTTCATCAGTTCATGCGAAGAGGAAATATTGCTGTGGTCTTTGGTGACTGcacttgaattgtttttttcactGAAATCACGGTTCTTACTGTGCACTGAGGCGTTGTTGTCTGACTCTGAAACGCGGTGCTCTTCTTTAACAGAGTGACTGCTATCAACGTTTTCTTCACTCAACTTTGCTTTCAATTCTTTTACCTGAATTTCAAGCAACGAAGAACGTAACTAATAACTAAATTATCCAGCGAATAAAAACCAACCAACTCAACCTATTAGCAAATCTAGAGGCAATACCTTTTGTGCCAAGACTTCATTCTTCTGTTCAAGATTACAGTAATCAAGTTTTAAAGCTTCATAATTGGCCTTAAGAGTGCCATAATCTCTCTCCAGTTGCTTGGTCTTCCAACGGGCACGACGGTTTTGGAACCAAATAGCTACTTGTCGTGGCTGCAGGCCTAATTCTCCAGCTAATTTCAGCTTTCTCTCTGGCTCAAGCTTGTTTTCTACCTCAAAATTCTTCTCCAGGGCCTTAACTTGATGCAAGTTCAACCTTCGTTTCTTCTCACCTACATGGCTGGCTGCTTCAGAGTAGTCTTCTTCTTCAAGACTATCCAGCATTGATTGAAAATCTCTACTGTAGCCTTGATTGGTCTTTTGAGTCCTCTCTTCTGAATTAGCGAGGTCACTAATAGCAGATGTTAGTGATATTAACAGgacagagaaaagaaaaactcaaaagtTGTACAGAACCAAGGCATCATATGGTAGCCCATAGAGCGAAAATCATTTAAAACAAACTTGAACATGCGGGCAAGCGTGAATAAATCAGGTAAATTGACTTAACGTGGAGTTTTGTTTACcttttgaagaagaaatggagATGAAAGCAGCCCGGGGATCTGAGGAATTGAACCGCTTCATAGCTGAAAGCAAGAAAGAGACAGAGCAGGTAATTAGCTTACGGTGAAGGGGCGCCCCTCCTCGAATCTCTCTAGTTTTGCTCAATCTCCAAGCTCTCAATTAAAGGAATAAGATGGAAAGGAGAACTCTGTAGACTAACCGAAGAAAATAGAAGCTTTTGATCAAGTAGACAGAACTGTGGAAAGAAGAATAGCAATCAAAAGCATATCTCTAGCTAATCATTGTCTAATCATGTTAAAGAAAAGGAGATGCAACTCCAAGAGGCAGTGAACCTGCTTCACCTCTCACACTTGTTATATACAGTTTATCTGTGACATGTGAATGTGATTTGAAATTGACtcgaaattatgttttttttttttttctaatctttatttgtgtttttctagTGTTGTCACATCCCTGTAATTGCTGCAAATTATACGATAAAGTAGTGGTATTATTTATgtaatcatataaataaatttgcagCCAATATGGCCTCTAAAATAGGTTTAGTCGTCTTTACCACGTCTGTCCCCTTGACTTCACTTCTTAATTAACACATCATTACGCAAAAATCTCCCAGCCATGTGccaataattttgttttcgGTGTTTTTCAGTAATTAttatgagaaaaagaaagataaacacTTAAAAAGTAAACACGGCAGATCTCTCACTGTCATAAAAAATAGAACTACTAGCAAGAATCTAATCTGTTGCAAATAAAACTAAGATCCATTgctcaaaaaaattaacaatgaaatcaccaataaaaaacatcatatacAAATTTATGGTTGCTGGTTATATgaattttgtacttttttttattaatttatcagtcttttattgattttttattaattattcttgGATATTTTGAAAGCATTAGAACATGTATAAACAACATAcattaatatttaaaactactttaaaatttaaaatccaaaatacaatttaaaatgaaGTTAAACTTATATTAGTGCAAATAAGTTACGatacaataaaaagatataatcaCAATACTTGTAATGAAAATAAACTAAGATATTATGGATCGACGTAAAATGAGATTTGATATAGTGGTCAAGACCTATGTTGATATACTGGTGGAGACGTGTGAGTGTCATTATTTGTGGAGCCATATGTGGTGATATCGGTAAGGCAACATGTGGTGGATTCAATGAAGCCATAGGTGTGACATACCCTAACCCATATTTGATTTCCCACCATGGTATCCAAAGTTGTTtctaagatattattttatgaaagtCTTCTCCTGTTTTAGCTTGAAAATatgatcatcttttttttttatctcctctTACAATACCTGATAAGATGAACTAGAATATAATGACTCCACCAAGTAGGAATATGAAGAAGAACTTGTACTAACTATAGACTTTGACATACTAGATGCACCATATACCTTACCCTTTCATAACTCCTCTTAAATTGCACACCAAGATGATTTTTGTAATGAATTCTATACtttgaaatcattttatttctataaatctcttataaaaaattacatggcataataaattcatttgaatgttaaatattatttaaattatataaaaataaataaaagtaccattagttctattttttaatacttGTTGTGTACGAAGGTGCTAGATTGCTTAATACTCCGATGCAATGCTGAAAAGATCACTCCATAGAAGTTCTTTACTACTTGCTATCaacattaatgaaaaatagaaaagataattataaaaagtttaaattcattatcttaaaaaaacaaaataaaaaatcattatcatgCTAACTCATATGATGCAAATGACATTGTACCTCTAAAATGAGTGTTTATTTTGTCATTCGTTTCAgttaatcaatttctttttatagattttgatcccttttaaaattcaagtgTGGATCAAATATCTTTGATCATTTGattcaagtaattattatttaatcaaataggATTCTTATCAAGGAAGTCCATAATATTTCTAGTGCTTTTATATGACATGAATTTCTTGTGAGCTTGTGTCAATTGCCGCATCATAGCCTTATCTTTTCAAATATTATGAACAATTGATTCATCTTTATGGGGAAATGTATGTTTTTTCTACCAGATAAAACGTAATTAATAAGTAAAATCAAATAAGCTATAATTTTCATGTAATATTACACTTTTAGATTATTACAACTTGCATGCAAAtacaaaatgatataaattcttggaaaaaaaaactagaaggggaTATATATGGGTACATGGTGCAcaattcaatttcttcaaaatattcCTGTAGATGTTAAAGTTGATGCCAAGATATGTTGAAAATGGAAACAATATGActtgaatattttattcttgCATGTTCAATCAAGCGTAGCTCTATAAAGCATAAACGTGAGATCATCAATGACTCAAACTAACTTTTGagcaattttaattataaacacTAGATTTGATGATCTTGATGGAACTTCAGCTATTACAATCAAATCTAGCAATAGTCATGAGCGAGGTTCAATTCTTTCACGAGACGGTGAAGAGAGTGGAATTTCTTGATCATACTGTAATATTAATATTCTTGTTCTTACACCGGGTAGCTGCTAGAATCTTTTGTTGAAACCAAACCAGACATAGTTCATTTCCCTATGGTACATGAATCACTTGTCTGCACATAActagtttttcttctctctttttattcttCCTATGTCTGTTCATAAGTTATAACTTATAAGTGGTTCTGGCCTATGATAATGGTGAAATGATCATTATTTGATCAAAGAAACATGTCCTGTTATCCTGGGGCCGAGCAATCCTACTCTACTAGAGGTGATATCACAGCAGCATATATAACAGGAATCACTGGGTATGCTGCAGTGGAAGAGCAATATTGCCACACTGCAGGAATGGAAACCTTTAAGCGTGAATGAATTAAAAAGTGCTAATGTCCCTATCATTTAGCATCATCAAAGGTACATTGACATTGTGGATACAGGTTTAACTTCGATGGCAAAAAAGCACGCATTCTTCTGCAGTAGTTTCAAATTTAGAAACTTGTAGCCCAACTTCTAGTCCAGTTTTGTCACCTTCTCCAGCCCCAAACCAGCCCGATACCCAATCACAACACTCAGTGGAATCTTTAACAAACCCAGCATCACAATATAACTCCCAGCCCAAGTGATATCTACCAGTTCCAGCCTATTATCCAACCAATCCACTCCAATTCTCCAAGGTTCAAAAACTCTCACCGGGAGATTTTGCTCTCTTGTAGCTAAGACTGAAGATTTACAATTGTTTGTTGATCTTTTTTAAGTACGATATTGCTTCTGG
Protein-coding sequences here:
- the LOC133691497 gene encoding homeobox-leucine zipper protein ATHB-6-like isoform X2, which produces MLDSLEEEDYSEAASHVGEKKRRLNLHQVKALEKNFEVENKLEPERKLKLAGELGLQPRQVAIWFQNRRARWKTKQLERDYGTLKANYEALKLDYCNLEQKNEVLAQKVKELKAKLSEENVDSSHSVKEEHRVSESDNNASVHSKNRDFSEKNNSSAVTKDHSNISSSHELMNLFQLSDSRVILGNIYQVYQPHLMKPEEQSLFSTEESCNFFSVDQAPTLHCYFPEH
- the LOC133691497 gene encoding homeobox-leucine zipper protein ATHB-6-like isoform X1 is translated as MKRFNSSDPRAAFISISSSKEERTQKTNQGYSRDFQSMLDSLEEEDYSEAASHVGEKKRRLNLHQVKALEKNFEVENKLEPERKLKLAGELGLQPRQVAIWFQNRRARWKTKQLERDYGTLKANYEALKLDYCNLEQKNEVLAQKVKELKAKLSEENVDSSHSVKEEHRVSESDNNASVHSKNRDFSEKNNSSAVTKDHSNISSSHELMNLFQLSDSRVILGNIYQVYQPHLMKPEEQSLFSTEESCNFFSVDQAPTLHCYFPEH